From one Lineus longissimus chromosome 3, tnLinLong1.2, whole genome shotgun sequence genomic stretch:
- the LOC135485321 gene encoding uncharacterized protein LOC135485321, with amino-acid sequence MATEGASTSKSTNKKNAPTRFFPALDILLLRELVAVQPTTKPAWDEVHQYVNTALTEVKRDSFVTLRACKDRVKTLQEAHTKDELKSLRASGTDEEYDERAQLLTDLASQSEERRPKSRKKNPISRKPRDDKYARLLWRR; translated from the exons ATGGCGACCGAAGGTGCAAGTACCAGCAAgtcaacaaacaaaaaaaacgcGCCTACTCGATTTTTCCCAGCACTTGACATTCTTCTTCTCAGAGAACTGGTTGCGGTACAACCAACAACTAAGCCAGCGTGGGATGAAGTCCACCAATATGTGAACACAGCTTTGACGGAGGTGAAGCGCGACAGCTTTGTCACTCTCCGGGCATGCAAGGATAGGGTGAAAACTCTCCAAGAGGCTCATACGAAGGACGAGTTGAAATCTCTTAGAGC GTCTGGGACAGATGAGGAATACGACGAGCGAGCCCAGCTGCTTACTGATTTGGCCAGCCAAAGTGAGGAAAGGCGGCCAAAAAGCAGGAAGAAAAACCCGATCTCAAGGAAGCCCAGGGACGACAAATACGCCAGGCTGCTATGGAGACGCTGA